The sequence GTTTCGGGGATGAAGCCCTACGAGTCATTCTTCCTGATGCCGACGCAAACATGTTGACGCATTTTTTGGACAGTTGCGTTGTATACAAGCTGCCGGCCATCACAAAACTCATCGACATGCTTCCCCACGAGCAACAAATGGCCGTGGACAGTATTGCAAACATCCGCCTATAGGCCCTAATCATCATTTTGGCCCTAAATCTCGCATATTTGCCCTGTAACGCATTTTTGCTATCGAGGCAGGGGGATATTCGTTTTTTAGCCAAAAATACGCCTCATGACGATTACAACGGACCCTTGCAACGGGCCGATTCATAAGGATTTTCGCACTTTTCTCATTTTTTGAAGGGAGTGTGCAGGTATTTATTGGTTGTTACGTCGACATATCATAATGTCAATTTTTCAAACTTGCCCTCTGGGTATTGGGTGGAGTAATAAACGCTAGTTCGCCCTTCTTGGCGAATCCATAAATGGCACTCCGCTGTAAAACACCTGAGCATAATCAGGATAAGGACCATTCATATGAAAATACTCGTGACCGGAGCTGCAGGCTTCATCGGATTTCATCTTTCCAGGCGTTTGACCGGTGAAGGCCATGAGGTCGTCGGCCTGGACAATCTGAATGACTATTATGACGTGAACCTGAAAAAGGCCCGTCTGAAGGTCCTGGAAGAAAGCCCTCTCTTCAAGCATGTAAATATCAATCTTGAGGACGCCGAGCCCATGGCCGAACTCTTCAAGGCCGAGAAGTTCAACCGAGTGGTCAACCTCGCCGCGCAGGCAGGCGTCCGCTACTCCATCGAGAATCCTCGCTCGTACATCGATTCCAACGTTGTCGGCTTTCTGAACATCCTTGAGGGCTGCCGCCATAATGGCGTCGAGCACCTTGCCTACGCCTCTAGCTCTTCGGTTTACGGACTGAATACGAAGATGCCGCTCAACCCTCATGAAGGGGTTGATCATCCCATGAGCTTGTATGCAGCCACCAAGAAGTCCAATGAGATGATGGCCCACTCCTATTCAAGTCTCTACAATCTGCCCACCACCGGGTTGCGTTTCTTTACGGTCTATGGCCCCTGGGGTCGTCCGGACATGGCGCTTTTCCTCTTCACCAAAAACATCATCGAGGAGAAGCCGATCAATGTTTTCAACTACGGCAAGATGCGTCGCGACTTCACCTACATCGATGACATCGTCGAAGGCGTGGTCCGCGTGCTGAAACGTACAGCCGTGCCCAATCCGGATTGGGATGGCAACAACCCTGACCCGTGCACCAGCTCGGTCCCCTACCAGATCTACAACATCGGCAACAACACGGTTGTGGAGCTCTCCCGCTATATTGAGGTGATCGAGGAAGTGGTCGGCAAGAAGGCCATTTACAACTATATGCCCATGCAGGCTGGAGATGTCCCCGCCACCGAGGCTGACGTTTCCGATCTTCAAAATGATGTTGGGTTCAAGCCGGACACCAGCATTGAGGACGGCATCCGTAACTTCATCGAGTGGTACAAAGAGTATTACGGAAAATAATCGTTGATTATCACGATCATCATGGGCGGCTTCGGCCGCCCTTTTTTGTGTCTTTTTCTCTCTTTTCACGCCCTGTGCCTTGCCTTTGTTTTTTATTCAGCCTACGACATTTGGAACGACAAGCGGACATTGTTTCACGTGAAACACTCTCTGGTCCCACCGAAATGTTTCACGTGAAACATAAAACGGAGTCTCGAACGCATCAAATGCAGCTCGAAAGCGAGGGTCATGTGGCGAGAAGAATCGTGATAGCCAATCAAAAAGGCGGTGTGGGTAAAACCACTACTGCCATCAACCTGGCGGCCTCACTGGCTGTGATGGAAAAACGGGTGCTGCTGGTGGATTGTGATCCCCAGGGAAACGCCTCCAGCGGACTTGGCTTCTACCCTGGTGACAAGCGTGAGAATGTCTACTCAGTGCTCTTTGAACCGAAAAATATCGGCAAGGCCATCTATCAGACAGGTGTGCCTTACCTGGATATTCTGCCTGGAACTCAGGATCTGGTAGGCGCTGAAATTGAACTGGTGGATAAATTCGGCAGGGAATTTTACCTGCGAGAGCTGGTCGAACAGGTTGATGACCAATACGATTTTATTCTCATAGACTGCCCCCCTTCTCTGGGGTTGCTGACCGTCAATGCTCTGTGTGCCGCAAACGAACTGCTCGTCCCGTTGCAGTGCGAGTATTACGCTTTGGAAGGTATCGCGCAGTTGCTCATGACTTACGAATTGGTCCGCAAGCGTCTCAACCAGGATCTCAATATCCTGGGTGTGGTCCTGACCATGTATGATTCGAGAAACAGGCTGTCGTGGCAGGTGAAGAATGAAGTGCGAAAAGCCTTTCCTCAGCATCTGTTCGAGACGATCATTCCGAGAAATGTCCGGCTCTCGGAGGCACCGAGCTTTGGTAAACCGGTGATCAATTATGATATAAAATCGCGGGGTGCGGAGGCGTATCTGGCCCTGGCTCAGGAAGTGGAAAGAAGCTCCACGGCCGGGGCTTAAGCGAGTTCTTTAAAAGCCGCGCCGCTCCGGTATATTGGGGCGGCGCGAACGTGAGCAAGCGGCGATCAATACCGCCCTTCTTTGGAGGTGATCTTCTCTTCAAGGTAGGGGGTACATTCAGTGACGATCTCGTCTTTGAAATGCTTCTTAACCACCTTCGCCTGGCAGTCCATGCACTTGAAGGCGACCAGACCGGCCAGATTGGCGCTGGTCAGGCGGAATCGACGGGGATCGTCTTCAGACCAGTTTTCGGTTTTGTTGCCGCAATTTTCGCAAGCCACGTCCATGTCCACCGGGTACGGGAAATCCCAATACTGGGTGAGCAGATCCCAGTCGGCAGTGGGTTCCGGTTTTTCCTCTACTGCCGGGGTTTCCTGGATGCCCAGTGCGGTCATTACCTGGTCGCGAACCGCATTCCAGGCTTCGGCGGTCAGCAGTGCGCCGATGAGGTTGCCGTCCTTGTCGAAAAGCTCGTTGATATGGTCGGACATATTTGCTCCCTTGAGTTATCTTCGGGGCGTTATAGGCACTCTGCCCTTTTTGGGCAAGGAATGAATTTTAAGCGAGACAGGAGATATATATGATGTCGATGAACAGAGGGTTGGGCCGTGGGCTGGATGCATTGCTTGGTGGCGTGCGTGAAGATGAAAAAGCCACTTCCGATGCTGCCGAAGTACTGCGCATTCCAGTGGGTGCCATCTCTCCCAATCCGCATCAGCCCCGTCGCGAATTTTCCGAAGATGCGCTGAACGACCTTGCAGCTTCCATCGAAACCCGGGGAGTCCTCCAACCGATTCTGGTCCGCCCTCTCGGTGACGGGAAATATGAGTTGGTAGCCGGAGAACGACGTTTGCGAGCTTCGAAAAAAGCCGGGCTGACCGAGATCCCCACTCTGGTTCGTGACATGACGGACCAGGAAAGCCTGGCCATTGCGCTCATTGAGAACCTGCAGCGCGAGGATTTGAACGCTGTGGAAGAGGCCCTTGGCTATCAGCGATTGCAGCAGGAATTCGGTCTGAGCCAGGAGGAGCTGGCTCGTCAGGTGGGCAAAAGTCGTTCGGCTGTCGCTAACTCCCTGCGTCTCCTGAATCTGCCCGAATCCGTTCAGACGGACATCCAGCAGAACGTGTTGTCGGCTGGCCATGGCCGGGCTATCATGGCGGTGCCTGACGCGGAACCGCAAGCCGAACTGCACCGCCGCATAGCGGAAAACGGGCTTACAGTTCGTCAGGCGGAAGCCCAGGCCGCGTTCTACAAGCAAAACGGCCGCCTCCCTGGTGCGGATGAGATAGGCACCGCCCCCTCTTCCCGTTCGGCCAAATCCGAACCCAAGCAACTCGACCCCGGCCTCCAGTCTCTGCAGGGCCAAATTTCCGATATGCTGGGGCTTACTGTTAAAATCTCCGGATCGCCCGAAAAAGGCAAATTAACAGTGAGTTATGCTAATGAAGATGATTTGCGGTCTGTTGCGGAAAAGTTTGGAGTCCAGTTTTAATAAGGGAATTATTTCCACGCCCGTCGGAATACGGCTGCTGGCGTGAACAAAAACTGACGATTTGTGATCATAATCAAGTGCTGTTGCCCGTATGGCTTACCATAAAGCGCGATGATGATCTGATAAAACATTAGACCAAACAGCGGAAAAACATTGGTTGTTTACGATATGTCACATGAATTGATTCTGGAAGCCGTCAAGGCGCTCAAAGACCACAAGGTAATGATCATCGGTGATCTCATGCTGGATCACTACCTGATCGGCGGTGTGGAACGTATCTCCCCGGAAGCTCCGGTTCCGGTGGTACAGGTGAAGGACGAATCCTATCTCCTGGGCGGGGCGGGTAATGTGGCCCGCAACATAGCTGATCTTGGCGGTAAACCGCTGCTCATCGGTGCTGTCGGCACAGACAGAAATGGCGAAGTTCTGGAAGAACTTTGCAGAGATGCGGGCTTGAACACCAAGCTCATTCGGGACAACGACCGGCCTACCACGGTCAAGACTCGAATCATTGCCCACAATCAGCAAGTTGTCCGTGTTGATCAGGAGCGAGTCGGCCCTCTTTCCACCAGCCAAATGGACTCCCTGTTCGAGCTTCTTGAAGAAAATCTGGCTGATTATCCCGTGATCATTCTTTCCGATTACGGCAAAGGGTTCATCTCCCGCGATTTCATGGACCGTTTCATGCCCATGGTGCAAAGCCGTCCTACTCCGCCCTTGATCCTGGTTGATCCGAAGACCGTAAACTACGATCTGTATCAGGGGGTGGACCTACTCACGCCCAACACCAAAGAGGCCAGCGAAGGGGCTAATCTGCCGGTATCCGACCGTGATTCCGTGATCGAGGCCGGGCGCGCCATTTTCAGGCGGTTGGACTGCCGTAATCTGCTCATCACCCTTGGTCCTGACGGTATGGCGCTTTTCGAGGGACAAGGCACAATCCGGCATATTCCTACGTTTGCGCGCAAGGTCTTCGACGTCACCGGCGCAGGCGATACGGTTATCGCCACCACTGCCCTGGCCCTGGCCGCAGGCCTGGATCTGCTTACGGCCTGTACCCTGGCCAACTATGCCGCTGGCGTGGTTGTGGGTGTGGTTGGTGCAGCCACCGCCACCCCTGATGATCTTGTGGAAACCGTCAACGAACTACCGGAACCCCAGGTGACATACTGGAAGGAATAACCGGAATCCCTTGGGCATACGGAGCAAAAGATCATGAAACACTTCGATTTTGATACGAAAATTCCGAATCTGGGTCAGCCCAAAATCCTGTCTCCGCTGAAAGGCGCACGGTTTGTGGACGAAGAACACCCCTCCACGCTGATGCTCACTTCCGGTGAGCTTACTGAGTTGGATACGGATGTTTTACAAAAGGATTTCGAGAAAGCCGGACCGCGTGAGCGCGTTTACTTCGACACCTCGAAGGCCCGGTGCGCCATCGTTACCTGTGGGGGAATCTGCCCTGGTATCAACGACGTCATCCGAGCCATCGTCCATGAGGCCCACTATCATTACGGCGTCCGCCATGTACTGGGCATTACCAACGGGTTGCGGGGCTTCATTCCTGAATACGGTTACGACATGAAGGAACTCACGCCCGAAGCCGTTTCGCACATCCATCAGTTTGGCGGCACCATTCTCGGTTCCTCTCGAGGGCTCCAGGACCCGGAGAAAATTGTCGATTCACTGGAACGGCAGAATATCAATGTACTTTTCGTGATCGGCGGCGACGGGTCCATGCGTGCGGCCAAGTCCATTGTCAACGAAATATCCTCCCGAAAGCGCAACATCGCCGTAATCGGGATTCCCAAGACCATCGACAACGACATCAATTTCATCACCCGCTCCTTCGGTTTCGATACCGCCGTGGAAAAGGCTGCCGATGTTATTCAATGCGCACATGTCGAAGCCACCGGTGTTGATATGGGGGTGGGGTTGGTCAAGCTCATGGGCCGGGAGGCAGGATTTATTGCGGCTCAAGCCACGTTGGCCATGCAGGAAGTCAATTTCCTTCTAGTCCCGGAGCAGCCCTTCAGCCTGGACGGGGAAGGCGGCCTGCTTGAGGCCGTGGAAAATCGGCTCAAGGCACGCAAGCACGCCGTCATTGTGTGTGCCGAAGGTGCGGGCCAAGGACTTTTGGGCGCCGATCTGGAACGGGATCCTTCCGGCAACCCGAAATTGGGGGATATATGTGGCCATATCACCAGGAAATTGAAGAAATACGCGCAGGAAAAGAACTTCGAGATCAATATAAAGTTCATTGATCCCAGTTATTTGATTCGGTCTGTCCCCGCTAATGCAGGCGATCGGGTTTACTGCGGATTCCTGGGCCAGAATGCCGTGCACGCTGCCATGGCCGGCAAGACAGGCATGGTCGTGTCCCGGCTCAAGTCCAGCATGGTCCACCTGCCGCTGGATCTCGTTGCGACAGAACGTCGGCGGATCAACATCCATTCCGACTGGTGGTCATCGGTCATGGAAGCTACCGGCCAGCATGAATATCTGAAGTAGCCAAGCGGAACGTACAGCTTTTGAAAGAATAAAAAAAAGGGGCCATTTGGCCCCTTTTGATTTGCTCGATCGAGATGAACTATTCGTTTACGGCAAGCTTGCGGCGTACTTGTTCGCTGACCTGGCTTGCGGAAGATTCCTTTTCGGACTCCAGGGCGACAGCCAGAAGCTCGAAGAGTTCATCGTAATTGAATTCAAGGCTAAGGCTGCCGTTGGTAACGATGCAGCTGTTCTCGCCCTCTTCGACCTGGTAGGCGCGGCGTTCGCGAGCGTGTCCGATGGCGGAGATGATACCGTAGGCGAGCTTACCGTCCTCGCCCCTGTATAGCTTTTCCATGGTCAGCATGCCGGTACCGTCATCGAAATACATTTCTTCTCCAATGAGTTTGCCAGTGACATCAAGGTCCTGGCCGAAATCATTGGGCAGGGTAACGTTCAGGATAGGGTCGCCCCCGTCATAACCGCCAACCGTTCTATTGGACATGCCGCTCTCCTTAGTCCAGAGGGAGTTTGAATTGATCCGGCTCGGCTTTCTTTTTGGCCGTAGAAACCGAGGCCTGCATTCCACTCTCTAAAAATTCCATCAAAGCCTTTTCCGGAACTCGCCATTGGCTTCCGATCTTGATGGCTTTGATATCACCCTTGGTGATAAGCCTGTAGGCCGTTCTCTGATGCACTCTCAAATAGTCCGCAACCTCACTCACGGTGAGCAGCGTCGGCGGTCTGGGGGCATCTGAGTTATCCATAATGTCACAAGCTGACCTATGATGTTCATTCTTTGACATAGGGTGTCAAAGATTGTCAACAAAGTACAACGTTGTCCTATAATGTCTAGACTTTTTCGAGAGCACACGCATTGAAATGAGATTACGGGACGTTGTTGTTAATTAGGGAAGACATATCAGATTTCGCGAAAAAAAATAATCGAAAAAATACACAAATCCGACTTTTTAAATAGAGTGGTTGAATGAGGTGATGACGGTTCCGCCTTGTAGGCAATTGGTATCAACCCAAAAGCATACAGCGCAAAAATTATAATAAAACCGGTGAACTGCTTCTTCAAAAATTTAAAGGGCACAATTAAGGGCAGAATGTCAGGACTGATTGGGGAGAGATGTGGAGGTCTGAGGTTTTAAAGAGAAGAAAGGAGGTGAAATCCCCGTTATTCGGTAGCTGGGAGTGCTAAAAGGTGGTTGTGGTTGATTGCTGATATGAAAACGTCACGCTTCAGCCTCTTCTTCAAGGGATAAATTGCCGGTATCCCCGTCTTCAATCTCGTCGACAAGAACGAAAAGCGCATCATCGAGGTCATCGAGAAGGTGTTCGTTCATTTGCTTGAGTATTCGCCGAAAATATCGACGGTCATTGATGGAGAGTCCGGTGTTGACCACGGTTTGCAGATCTTCGATGGCGGTGAGGACGATTTTACGCAAACCTGTGCCGCTGTCCGTAAGAACAATGATCGATTGTCTGCGATCCTTGTGGTTGCGCTGGCGTTCCAAAAATCCGTCACGCTCCATCCGTTTGAGAGTATTGGATAAAGTTGCCTGCTCGACATCAAGGCTTTCATGCAGAGTCTTTTGCGTAACGCCGTCCCGCTCCCATAGCCTGAACAAAACGTCGAGATAGCCAGGCCGCACTCCGTAGGGAGAAAGCCGCCTTGAAAGGCCCTTGGAATAGAGGCGGGTGAATCGCGACATGGAGGAGAAAAACAGATACTCGGGCCGGCTATCCATGGATTTACTCATTATTTTAAGTTGATATGGGTAATGAATAGCAGGCTGTACGACTGTTTTCAAGGTTGATTTGTGGATATTATAGAGCTTTACCAGCAGGCCGCTCCGGGATAGGTTGCGATCTCTGGACCTGCCGCTTTTGCGCGGGAGGCAATACAAAGGCTATACAATGAGTGTAATCAAACGGTGGCATGCGCAAGGCGGCTATAAAGAGGCCCTGAACATTGGGTTTCCGCTGGTCGTAAGCATGATTTCCAACACGGTCATGACCTTTACGGACCGTATCTTTCTGGGCAACTACTCGCTGGAAGCCCTGGCCGCCTCTTTGCCGGCCAGCATTATGGCTTTCCTGTTCCTCTCCTTTTTCATGGGCGTCTCCGAGTACGTAAACGTGTTTATCGCCCAATATACCGGCGCATGCCGTCCCGCAGACGTTGGCAGAGCTCTTTGGCAGGGTATCTGGTTTTGCGCACCTTCAGGCCTGTTTTTGGCCGCCCTGTTGTTTATCGCCGATCCCCTGTTCGGTCTGAGCGGGCATCCTGCGCCCATCCGGCAGCTCGAAGTGATCTATTTCCAGATCCTGACGGTGGGCAGCCTCCCCTGTCTGCTCGGTATGTGCCTTTCCAACTTCTTTGCGGGCCGCGGGTTGACCAAACCGGTCATGCTCATCAGCATGG is a genomic window of uncultured Pseudodesulfovibrio sp. containing:
- a CDS encoding ATP-dependent 6-phosphofructokinase codes for the protein MKHFDFDTKIPNLGQPKILSPLKGARFVDEEHPSTLMLTSGELTELDTDVLQKDFEKAGPRERVYFDTSKARCAIVTCGGICPGINDVIRAIVHEAHYHYGVRHVLGITNGLRGFIPEYGYDMKELTPEAVSHIHQFGGTILGSSRGLQDPEKIVDSLERQNINVLFVIGGDGSMRAAKSIVNEISSRKRNIAVIGIPKTIDNDINFITRSFGFDTAVEKAADVIQCAHVEATGVDMGVGLVKLMGREAGFIAAQATLAMQEVNFLLVPEQPFSLDGEGGLLEAVENRLKARKHAVIVCAEGAGQGLLGADLERDPSGNPKLGDICGHITRKLKKYAQEKNFEINIKFIDPSYLIRSVPANAGDRVYCGFLGQNAVHAAMAGKTGMVVSRLKSSMVHLPLDLVATERRRINIHSDWWSSVMEATGQHEYLK
- a CDS encoding AAA family ATPase codes for the protein MARRIVIANQKGGVGKTTTAINLAASLAVMEKRVLLVDCDPQGNASSGLGFYPGDKRENVYSVLFEPKNIGKAIYQTGVPYLDILPGTQDLVGAEIELVDKFGREFYLRELVEQVDDQYDFILIDCPPSLGLLTVNALCAANELLVPLQCEYYALEGIAQLLMTYELVRKRLNQDLNILGVVLTMYDSRNRLSWQVKNEVRKAFPQHLFETIIPRNVRLSEAPSFGKPVINYDIKSRGAEAYLALAQEVERSSTAGA
- a CDS encoding helix-turn-helix domain-containing protein; translated protein: MDNSDAPRPPTLLTVSEVADYLRVHQRTAYRLITKGDIKAIKIGSQWRVPEKALMEFLESGMQASVSTAKKKAEPDQFKLPLD
- a CDS encoding NAD-dependent epimerase produces the protein MKILVTGAAGFIGFHLSRRLTGEGHEVVGLDNLNDYYDVNLKKARLKVLEESPLFKHVNINLEDAEPMAELFKAEKFNRVVNLAAQAGVRYSIENPRSYIDSNVVGFLNILEGCRHNGVEHLAYASSSSVYGLNTKMPLNPHEGVDHPMSLYAATKKSNEMMAHSYSSLYNLPTTGLRFFTVYGPWGRPDMALFLFTKNIIEEKPINVFNYGKMRRDFTYIDDIVEGVVRVLKRTAVPNPDWDGNNPDPCTSSVPYQIYNIGNNTVVELSRYIEVIEEVVGKKAIYNYMPMQAGDVPATEADVSDLQNDVGFKPDTSIEDGIRNFIEWYKEYYGK
- a CDS encoding MarR family transcriptional regulator translates to MSKSMDSRPEYLFFSSMSRFTRLYSKGLSRRLSPYGVRPGYLDVLFRLWERDGVTQKTLHESLDVEQATLSNTLKRMERDGFLERQRNHKDRRQSIIVLTDSGTGLRKIVLTAIEDLQTVVNTGLSINDRRYFRRILKQMNEHLLDDLDDALFVLVDEIEDGDTGNLSLEEEAEA
- a CDS encoding ParB/RepB/Spo0J family partition protein, with protein sequence MMSMNRGLGRGLDALLGGVREDEKATSDAAEVLRIPVGAISPNPHQPRREFSEDALNDLAASIETRGVLQPILVRPLGDGKYELVAGERRLRASKKAGLTEIPTLVRDMTDQESLAIALIENLQREDLNAVEEALGYQRLQQEFGLSQEELARQVGKSRSAVANSLRLLNLPESVQTDIQQNVLSAGHGRAIMAVPDAEPQAELHRRIAENGLTVRQAEAQAAFYKQNGRLPGADEIGTAPSSRSAKSEPKQLDPGLQSLQGQISDMLGLTVKISGSPEKGKLTVSYANEDDLRSVAEKFGVQF
- the rfaE1 gene encoding D-glycero-beta-D-manno-heptose-7-phosphate kinase, which codes for MSHELILEAVKALKDHKVMIIGDLMLDHYLIGGVERISPEAPVPVVQVKDESYLLGGAGNVARNIADLGGKPLLIGAVGTDRNGEVLEELCRDAGLNTKLIRDNDRPTTVKTRIIAHNQQVVRVDQERVGPLSTSQMDSLFELLEENLADYPVIILSDYGKGFISRDFMDRFMPMVQSRPTPPLILVDPKTVNYDLYQGVDLLTPNTKEASEGANLPVSDRDSVIEAGRAIFRRLDCRNLLITLGPDGMALFEGQGTIRHIPTFARKVFDVTGAGDTVIATTALALAAGLDLLTACTLANYAAGVVVGVVGAATATPDDLVETVNELPEPQVTYWKE